Proteins encoded within one genomic window of Brassica rapa cultivar Chiifu-401-42 chromosome A09, CAAS_Brap_v3.01, whole genome shotgun sequence:
- the LOC103839410 gene encoding uncharacterized protein LOC103839410: MNNNAEAAQEEEFSEWVVIQTSSTSSPVDASSPLSSPISQPSQGRDDDDEDSVVPVVEEEEEDESSSTVNQSFPWRVIETAKKRLKDSGIFERAPCNYVSSTRVFWSFTLICGFSLVSSLVYVKIVRWWRRLQEEKLRFLLLQLKEKDQKIKELIIEIGRLNESISSRRRVRVVRIL, from the exons atgaacaaCAATGCAGAAGCAGCGCAAGAAGAGGAGTTCAGTGAATGGGTAGTGATACAAACCTCATCCACGAGCTCACCAGTCGACGCATCTAGCCCTCTAAGCTCACCGATATCACAACCAAGCCAAGGccgtgatgatgatgatgaagattcTGTTGTCCCCGtcgtagaagaagaagaagaagatgaatccTCCAGCACCGTGAACCAGTCGTTTCCTTGGCGGGTGATTGAGACTGCCAAGAAGCGACTGAAGGACTCAGGAATTTTTGAGCGGGCGCCTTGTAATTACGTGAGTAGTACAAGGGTGTTCTGGTCATTCACCCTCATTTGTGGCTTCTCATTGGTCTCGAGTCTTGTTTATGTGAAGATCGTGAGATGGTGGAGACGATTACAAGAAGAGAAGCTGAGATTTCTGCTTCTTCAgctcaaagagaaagatcag AAAATAAAGGAGCTTATAATTGAAATTGGGAGATTGAACGAGTCGATATCATCCCGGCGCAGAGTTCGAGTGGTTCGGATCTTGTGA
- the LOC103839680 gene encoding vesicle-associated protein 1-4, whose product MAIISPTKSHQVFFNYRGEQLRHSFVSHLTDAFERHGINFIVDKYEQRGKDLKNIFARIEESSIALAIFSTRYPESSWCMDELVKMKKLADKGKIQVIPIFYKVSARDVRRQTGKFGDKFWNLARASITSGDQIKKWKEALECISGKMGLSLKNKRYAFQSHSRSSPFPPKSEHILYIWQL is encoded by the exons ATGGCGATCATCTCTCCTACTAAGTCCCATCAAGTGTTCTTCAACTACAGAGGAGAGCAACTGCGTCACAGCTTCGTGAGTCATCTCACTGATGCTTTTGAACGGCATGGGATTAACTTCATCGTTGACAAATACGAGCAGAGAGGCAAAGATCTCAAAAATATCTTTGCAAGGATCGAAGAGTCGAGCATTGCGCTTGCCATCTTCTCTACCAG GTATCCTGAGTCGAGCTGGTGCATGGATGAGTTAGTGAAGATGAAGAAACTAGCTGATAAAGGGAAGATCCAAGTCATTCCAATCTTTTACAAGGTGAGCGCACGAGACGTGAGGAGACAGACGGGTAAGTTTGGAGATAAATTCTGGAATCTCGCCAGAGCTTCTATTACTAGCGGAGATCAGATCAAGAAATGGAAGGAAGCGTTGGAATGTATATCAGGAAAGATGGGTTTGTCGTTGAAAAACAAGAGGTATGCTTTCCAGTCACATTCTCGCTCTAGTCCGTTTCCTCCAAAATCTGAGCATATACTTTATATATGGCAGCTGTGA
- the LOC103839412 gene encoding rhamnogalacturonan I rhamnosyltransferase 4 isoform X2, translating into MEIQIRSESSQTHNKPPSPRVTKSRSQVWFFRVCSCILVWTCLFQLFTGLTNQISRFSLPVEPVRLLPPRRNYTSNGILRVSCNGGLNQMRAAICDMVTIARLLNLTLLVPELDKKSFWADPSDFEDVFDINHFIDSLRDEVQIIRKLPKRYSRYKLFQMPPVSWSNEKYYLHKLLPRFRKHKVIHFNRSDTRLANNGLSLHLQRLRCRVNFQGLRFSPRIEALGAKLVSILQKRGPFVALHLRYEMDMLAFSGCTHGCTEKEAEELKKMRYAYPWWKEKEIVSEERRVQGRCPLTPEEAVLVLKALGFQKDTQIYIAAGDIYGGERRLALLKESFPRIVKKEMLLDPKELQQFQNHSSQMAALDFIVSVASDTFIPTYYGNMAKVVEGHRRYHGFKKTILLNRKRLVELLDLHKNKTLSWDQFAVYVKEAHEGRRMGEPTHRKVISDKPKEEDYFYANPQECICKNPSTLSE; encoded by the exons ATGGAGATTCAAATTAGATCGGAGAGTTCGCAGACGCATAATAAGCCACCGAGTCCAAGAGTTACCAAAAGTCGATCACAAGTTTGGTTCTTTAGAGTCTGCTCCTGCATTTTGGTTTGGACTTGCTTGTTTCAGCTCTTTACCGGTTTAACCAATCAGATTTCCCGGTTCTCCCTTCCGGTTGAGCCGGTTCGATTGCTTCCTCCTCGAA GAAATTATACAAGCAATGGGATTCTACGAGTGTCTTGTAATGGCGGTTTGAATCAAATGCGTGCAGCG atATGTGATATGGTGACTATTGCTAGACTGTTGAACTTGACACTACTTGTTCCAGAGCTTGATAAGAAATCTTTCTGGGCTGATCCTAG TGACTTTGAGGATGTTTTTGATATAAACCATTTCATTGATTCATTAAGAGATGAAGTTCAGATCATAAGGAAGCTTCCTAAACGTTATAGCAGATACAAACTGTTCCAAATGCCTCCAGTGAGCTGGTCAAATGAGAAGTATTACTTGCACAAG CTCTTGCCGCGGTTCAGGAAACATAAAGTCATACATTTCAATAGGAGTGATACGAGATTAGCCAACAACGGTCTTTCTCTACATCTCCAGAGGCTGAGATGCCGTGTGAACTTCCAAGGACTGAGATTCTCTCCACGGATCGAGGCTTTGGGAGCAAAGTTAGTTAGTATTCTTCAGAAAAGAGGGCCTTTTGTGGCTTTGCATTTGAGATATGAGATGGACATGTTAGCTTTCTCTGGCTGCACTCATGGTTGCACTGAGAAAGAAGCTGAAGAACTCAAAAAGATGAG GTATGCATATCCATGgtggaaagagaaagagatagtCTCTGAGGAGAGAAGGGTGCAAGGACGCTGTCCATTGACACCAGAAGAGGCTGTTTTGGTCCTAAAAGCCTTAGGGTTTCAGAAGGATACACAGATATACATTGCAGCTGGTGATATCTACGGTGGCGAGAGGAGATTAGCCCTTTTAAAAGAATCATTCCCAAGAatt GTGAAAAAAGAAATGCTACTAGATCCAAAGGAACTGCAACAGTTTCAGAACCACTCATCACAAATGGCAGCTCTAGACTTCATTGTATCAGTAGCCAGCGACACTTTTATTCCTACCTACTATGGAAACATGGCTAAAGTTGTTGAAGGTCATCGAAG ATATCATGGGTTTAAGAAAACAATATTGCTAAACCGAAAGAGACTTGTGGAGCTATTGGACTTGCATAAGAACAAGACACTCTCATGGGATCAGTTTGCAGTATATGTGAAGGAAGCTCATGAGGGAAGAAGGATGGGAGAACCAACACATAGGAAAGTAATCTCTGATAAACCAAAGGAAGAAGATTACTTCTATGCCAATCCTCAAGAATGTATCTGTAAAAATCCATCCACTTTATCAGAGTGA
- the LOC103839412 gene encoding rhamnogalacturonan I rhamnosyltransferase 4 isoform X1, which translates to MKVVGDLMEIQIRSESSQTHNKPPSPRVTKSRSQVWFFRVCSCILVWTCLFQLFTGLTNQISRFSLPVEPVRLLPPRRNYTSNGILRVSCNGGLNQMRAAICDMVTIARLLNLTLLVPELDKKSFWADPSDFEDVFDINHFIDSLRDEVQIIRKLPKRYSRYKLFQMPPVSWSNEKYYLHKLLPRFRKHKVIHFNRSDTRLANNGLSLHLQRLRCRVNFQGLRFSPRIEALGAKLVSILQKRGPFVALHLRYEMDMLAFSGCTHGCTEKEAEELKKMRYAYPWWKEKEIVSEERRVQGRCPLTPEEAVLVLKALGFQKDTQIYIAAGDIYGGERRLALLKESFPRIVKKEMLLDPKELQQFQNHSSQMAALDFIVSVASDTFIPTYYGNMAKVVEGHRRYHGFKKTILLNRKRLVELLDLHKNKTLSWDQFAVYVKEAHEGRRMGEPTHRKVISDKPKEEDYFYANPQECICKNPSTLSE; encoded by the exons ATGAAGGTGGTCGGAGATTTGATGGAGATTCAAATTAGATCGGAGAGTTCGCAGACGCATAATAAGCCACCGAGTCCAAGAGTTACCAAAAGTCGATCACAAGTTTGGTTCTTTAGAGTCTGCTCCTGCATTTTGGTTTGGACTTGCTTGTTTCAGCTCTTTACCGGTTTAACCAATCAGATTTCCCGGTTCTCCCTTCCGGTTGAGCCGGTTCGATTGCTTCCTCCTCGAA GAAATTATACAAGCAATGGGATTCTACGAGTGTCTTGTAATGGCGGTTTGAATCAAATGCGTGCAGCG atATGTGATATGGTGACTATTGCTAGACTGTTGAACTTGACACTACTTGTTCCAGAGCTTGATAAGAAATCTTTCTGGGCTGATCCTAG TGACTTTGAGGATGTTTTTGATATAAACCATTTCATTGATTCATTAAGAGATGAAGTTCAGATCATAAGGAAGCTTCCTAAACGTTATAGCAGATACAAACTGTTCCAAATGCCTCCAGTGAGCTGGTCAAATGAGAAGTATTACTTGCACAAG CTCTTGCCGCGGTTCAGGAAACATAAAGTCATACATTTCAATAGGAGTGATACGAGATTAGCCAACAACGGTCTTTCTCTACATCTCCAGAGGCTGAGATGCCGTGTGAACTTCCAAGGACTGAGATTCTCTCCACGGATCGAGGCTTTGGGAGCAAAGTTAGTTAGTATTCTTCAGAAAAGAGGGCCTTTTGTGGCTTTGCATTTGAGATATGAGATGGACATGTTAGCTTTCTCTGGCTGCACTCATGGTTGCACTGAGAAAGAAGCTGAAGAACTCAAAAAGATGAG GTATGCATATCCATGgtggaaagagaaagagatagtCTCTGAGGAGAGAAGGGTGCAAGGACGCTGTCCATTGACACCAGAAGAGGCTGTTTTGGTCCTAAAAGCCTTAGGGTTTCAGAAGGATACACAGATATACATTGCAGCTGGTGATATCTACGGTGGCGAGAGGAGATTAGCCCTTTTAAAAGAATCATTCCCAAGAatt GTGAAAAAAGAAATGCTACTAGATCCAAAGGAACTGCAACAGTTTCAGAACCACTCATCACAAATGGCAGCTCTAGACTTCATTGTATCAGTAGCCAGCGACACTTTTATTCCTACCTACTATGGAAACATGGCTAAAGTTGTTGAAGGTCATCGAAG ATATCATGGGTTTAAGAAAACAATATTGCTAAACCGAAAGAGACTTGTGGAGCTATTGGACTTGCATAAGAACAAGACACTCTCATGGGATCAGTTTGCAGTATATGTGAAGGAAGCTCATGAGGGAAGAAGGATGGGAGAACCAACACATAGGAAAGTAATCTCTGATAAACCAAAGGAAGAAGATTACTTCTATGCCAATCCTCAAGAATGTATCTGTAAAAATCCATCCACTTTATCAGAGTGA